A window from Suncus etruscus isolate mSunEtr1 chromosome 18, mSunEtr1.pri.cur, whole genome shotgun sequence encodes these proteins:
- the PPT2 gene encoding lysosomal thioesterase PPT2, with amino-acid sequence MLQLRGPRLPLPGILLLLPLLLPLLLPAAPASQRVSYKPVIVVHGLFDSPSAFRHLLEYINETHPGTVVTVLDLFDGRESLRPMWEQVQGFREAVAPIMAKASEEGVHLICYSQGGLVCRALLSIMDDHNVDSFISLSSPQMGQYGDTDYLKWLFPTSMRSNLYRICYSPWGQEFSICNYWHDPHHDDLYLNASSFLALINGERDHPNATAWRKNFLRVGRLILIGGPDDGVITPWQSSLFGFYDANETVLKMEEQPVYLRDSFGLKTLLARGAIVKCTMPGIVHTAWHSNRTLYETCIEPWLS; translated from the exons ATGCTGCAGCTCCGGGGGCCCCGGCTCCCTCTGCCGGGGATCCTGCTCCTGTTGCCATTGCTGCTGCCGCTGCTCCTGCCAGCAGCTCCTGCGTCCCAACGCGTCTCCTACAAGCCGGTTATCGTGGTGCACGGGCTCTTTGACAGCCCGTCCGCCTTCCGCCACCTGCTGGAATACATCAATGAG ACACACCCTGGGACTGTGGTGACAGTGCTGGATCTCTTTGATGGCCGAGAGAGCTTGCGACCCATGTGGGAACAGGTGCAAGGGTTCCGAGAGGCCGTGGCCCCCATCATGGCAAAGGCCTCCGAAGAGGGGGTGCATCTTATCTGCTACTCACAGG GGGGGCTGGTGTGCCGGGCACTTCTCTCAATCATGGATGACCACAATGTGGattctttcatctctctctcatCTCCACAAATGGGACAGTATGGAG atacAGACTACTTAAAGTGGCTCTTTCCCACCTCCATGAGGTCCAATCTCTACAGGATCTGCTATAGCCCTTGGGGCCAGGAATTCTCTATCTGCAACTACTGGCATG ATCCCCACCATGATGACTTGTACCTCAATGCCAGCAGTTTCTTGGCCCTCATCAATGGGGAAAGAGACCATCCCAATGCCACCG CCTGGCGGAAGAACTTTCTTCGTGTGGGCCGCTTGATATTGATTGGGGGCCCTGATGATGGTGTTATCACCCCATGGCAGTCCAG CTTATTTGGTTTCTATGATGCAAATGAGACAGTGTTGAAGATGGAAGAACAACCG GTTTATCTTCGGGATTCTTTTGGGTTGAAGACTCTGTTGGCCAGGGGGGCCATTGTGAAGTGCACAATGCCTGGGATTGTGCACACAGCCTGGCACTCTAACCGCACCCTTTATGAGACCTGCATTGAACCGTGGCTCTCCTGA